The Oncorhynchus nerka isolate Pitt River linkage group LG12, Oner_Uvic_2.0, whole genome shotgun sequence genome includes a region encoding these proteins:
- the LOC115138098 gene encoding LOW QUALITY PROTEIN: HAUS augmin-like complex subunit 6 (The sequence of the model RefSeq protein was modified relative to this genomic sequence to represent the inferred CDS: inserted 1 base in 1 codon) yields MSNIQRTNGKYLWWSLLGLGFQPEVAVSSGASKANVKHIILGPNMFDKPNKDAFYIVTHFLLEKLNPTRFHDTYRHCWPVLDHKADAEFRKVTCAWLRDLMDEQGSTIPKVVASLFLSPGGPKFINLMLHLANYVEFQEMQTFSTDGTWVPEAAAAPASSVQMALKRFQLVKTRFLRGAVEQDRILHEYERQAQSQVKSLRDLRAEDAKYNDLLKRHKNEADKEETPQAEKIQKVRSLWSSIDGVLSTLEEERRVVECVIGGGVDQYTLDGTGLALKIPRVLLERIEQLSHLSSVGSVYEADQLNLLSMLELLHQALGLLVEERVKMAGHTPIAQLHPLLLQERNLQMARALEDLRLMRKRISKEEIPEVKSVIRKLETEWDQKWADCLKRTPLTLFLNEDPALDFLCPMAPLSFEPATEASFKSSVFSQYPATLPKFSEEKLGETDSIPMDSALKRLCPPAVERVASHLPSVVSSPLTPLRALCETPLAVPVKAPSPSPLPASVRKTPCASPKMSAVKREAQILDSEFDNLANQFAEAVTTSPGNGSLQGLALGDLLCNLGTDPFSTRKQIPRTPESLILDVRSSWRRAVEEGEAQKARLSDKFDXDGIFRHLTALCEVQETSLSPDVHSLSTGLDPTNAGCSTAAPEQASLMSTLPWDSSNTEALHSLSSSDVIQFRIDQEAIPEQFSIDQETLPELPGNDGSFLSSSDTSNTEEEELLLPHIPSLLPTETEPALLVSSRRLDKIQQTFREASFMDRHQGAQEMSPPQHDERSLDARDWLMAMSLETAATVGATDKVFSLDLDTLESPSPPRKEPFSLSQLLTFSPIEDL; encoded by the exons ATGTCGAACATTCAGAGAACGAATGGCAAATATCTGTGGTGGTCGCTTTTGGGTCTTGGATTTCAACCTGAAGTCGCAGTATCATCAGGGGCCAGCAAAGCCAATGTCAAACACATCATTCTTGGCCC AAATATGTTTGACAAACCAAACAAGGATGCGTTCTACATAGTTACCCATTTCCTGTTAGAGAAACTCAACCCCACCCGCTTCCACGATACATACAG GCATTGCTGGCCGGTGTTGGACCACAAAGCAGATGCTGAATTCCGTAAGGTGACCTGTGCTTGGCTGCGAGATCTGATG GATGAGCAGGGCAGCACAATTCCCAAAGTGGTGGCGTCACTGTTCCTCTCGCCTGGTGGTCCCAAGTTCATCAACTTGATGCTCCATCTGGCCAATTATGTTGAGTTTCAGGAGATGCAGACATTTTCTACAG ATGGCACGTGGGTCCCAGAGGCGGCGGCAGCCCCTGCCTCTTCTGTGCAAATGGCACTGAAGCGGTTTCAGCTGGTCAAGACCAGATTCCTGAGGGGAGCTGTAGAGCAGGACCGGATCTTGCATGAGTACGAGAGGCAGGCCCA ATCTCAAGTGAAGTCTCTGAGGGATTTGAGGGCTGAAGATGCAAAGTATAATGATTTGCTCAA GCGTCACAAGAATGAAGCTGACAAAGAGGAAACTCCTCAAGCTGAGAAGATTCAAAAG GTGCGCTCCCTGTGGTCATCCATCGACGGAGTGCTGTCCACCCTGGAGGAGGAGCGGCGCGTGGTGGAGTGTGTGATCGGGGGAGGTGTGGACCAGTACACCCTGGACGGGACGGGCCTGGCCCTCAAAATCCCCCGGGTTCTGCTGGAGCGGATAGAGCAGTTATCCCACCTG TCGAGTGTGGGCAGTGTGTACGAGGCAGACCAGCTGAACCTCCTCAGCATGCTGGAGCTGCTCCACCAGGCCCTAGGCCTCCTGGTGGAAGAGAGGGTCAAGATGGCAGGACACACCCCCATTGCTCAGCTCCACCCCCTGCTCCTGCAAGAGAGAAACCTGCAGATGGCCCGTGCCCTGGAGGACCTCCGACTCATGAG gAAGAGGATTTCAAAGGAGGAAATCCCCGAGGTAAAGAGCGTCATCAGGAAGTTGGAGACTGAGTGGGACCAGAAGTGGGCAGACTGTCTGAAACGCACGCCGCTGACCTTGTTTCTCAACGAGGATCCT gcCCTTGACTTTCTGTGCCCCATGGCTCCTCTGTCCTTTGAGCCGGCCACAGAAGCCAGTTTTAAATCCAGTGTTTTCTCCCAGTATCCGGCGACGCTACCCA AATTTTCTGAGGAGAAGCTTGGGGAGACTGACTCCATTCCAATGGATTCTGCCCTCAAACG CCTTTGCCCTCCAGCTGTTGAGAGGGTTGCGTCTCATCTTCCTAGTGTGGTCTCTTCCCCACTGACTCCCCTCCGTGCACTTTGTGAAACTCCACTGGCTGTCCCTGTCAAAGCTCCCTCACCAAGCCCCCTGCCG GCCAGTGTAAGGAAGACTCCTTGTGCATCTCCAAAGATGTCTGCGGTGAAGAGAGAGGCTCAGATCCTGGACTCTGAGTTTGACAACTTGGCAAATCAG TTTGCAGAGGCTGTGACCACCAGCCCTGGTAATGGAAGTTTACAAGGACTTGCGCTGGGTGATTTACTGTGCAATCTTGGCACAGACCCTTTCTCCACCAGGAAGCAGATTCCACGTACCCCAGAGAGTTTGA TTCTAGATGTGAGGAGTTCCTGGCGAAGGgcagtggaggaaggagaggctcAGAAGGCCCGTCTGTCTGATAAGTTTG GGGACGGCATCTTCAGGCACCTCACGGCCCTCTGCGAGGTACAGGAGACCTCCCTCAGCCCCGACGTGCACTCCCTGAGCACAGGCCTGGATCCCACCAATGCCGGTTGCAGTACTGCAGCCCCCGAGCAGGCATCGCTCATGTCTACCCTGCCCTGGGACTCCTCCAACACGGAGGCTCTCCACAGCCTGAGCAGTAGCGACGTGATCCAGTTCAGAATCGACCAAGAGGCGATCCCAGAGCAGTTCAGTATAGATCAGGAGACTCTCCCCGAGCTGCCGGGCAACGACGGCAGCTTCCTGAGCTCCAGTGACACATCCAACACAGAGGAGGAAGAGCTGCTCCTCCCCCACATCCCCTCCCTTCTTCCCACAGAGACTGAGCCGGCCCTGCTGGTCTCAAGCAGGCGTCTGGACAAGATCCAGCAGACCTTCAGAGAGGCCTCCTTCATGGACCGACACCAGGGGGCACAAGAAATGtctcccccacagcatgatgagaggagcctggatgCCAGAGACTGGCTGATGGCAATGTCACTGGAGACTGCAGCCACAGTTGGCGCGACAGACAAAGTCTTTTCTCTGGATCTGGACACTCTAGAGAGCCCTTCACCACCAAGAAAAGAGCCGTTTAGCCTCTCGCAACTCTTAACATTCTCCCCCATAGAGGACCTGTAG